Part of the Nitrospirota bacterium genome, GTGGTGCTCAAGGAAGGGTGCCGTCTGCACCGGGTCATTGTCGATAAGTTGAATGTCATCAAAGAGCACGAGCAAATCGGCTTCGACCGCGATAAAGACCGGTTCCATTGTCATATCGACCCCTCGGGCATCGCTGTCGTCCCCAAAGGCGGCCTGCTGATAAAGTCGCCGCGAAAGTAGCTCCTCCTGCACCATCATGCCGCACAGGAACGATCCATGGCAGACAGCGCCTTACTGAGAAAGGAGATCAAGGAGCGGATACGGGAGATCGGCGAGGCGGAGATCGCCGTCGGCATCCCGAGCTACAATAACGCCCATACCATCGGACATGTGGTGCGGGCGGTGCAGGCGGGGCTGGCCAAGTACTTTCCGACGAGGAGGGCGGTGCTGATCAACTCGGACGGAGGCTCCACGGACGGGACCATGGAGATCGTCGAGGAGACGACGATCGAAGACCTCCAGTCCATTCTCCTGGCTCACCGCGTCGAACCGGTGCTGAAGATAGCAACCCCGTACCATGGAGTCCCCGGCAAAGGGAGCGCGTTCCGGACGATCTTCGAAATCGCGAGCGCGCTCAAGGTGAAGGCCTGTGCGGTCATGGACTCCGATCTGAGGAGCATCGCCCCCGAGTGGATCGAGCTCCTGCTCAAGCCGATGATCGAGGGAGAGTTCGACTACGTGGCTCCCCTCTACCACCGCCACAAGTACGACGGCACCATCACGAACAGCATCGTCTACCCTCTTACCAGCGCCCTCTACGGAAAACGGGTGCGGCAGCCCATCGGAGGGGATTTCGGCATGTCCGGCCGGCTCGTCGATTTCTATCTCTCCAAAGAGGTGTGGGAGAGCGATGTGGCGCGGTACGGTATCGACATCTGGATGACCACGACCGCCATCGCCAACGGGTTCCGGGTCTGCCAGTCCTTCCTGGGCGCAAAGATACACGACCCGAAAGACCCCGGCGCCGATTTGAGCGCCATGCTCTACCAGGTGGTCGGCTCTGCCTTCGACCTCATGGAGACCTACGCTTCTGTCTGGTCCCGGGTGACCGGCTCGGAGCCGGTGCCGACCTTCGGGTTCCAGTATACGGTGGGGCTCGAACCCATTGCGGTCAATGTCGACCGGATGATCGACAAGTTCCGCCTCGGCGTCGAGGAGCTTGCGGGGGTATGGAGAGGGGTGCTCAGCGGGCGTATCATGCAGTTTCTCACGGAGGTCGACACCTCGTCCAGAGACCGGTTCCACATCCCCGATGAGCTCTGGGCGGATATCGTCTACAGTTTCGCCCTCGCCGAGCACCGCAATGTCATAAACAAGGGTCATCTGCTCAAGTCGCTCACCCCCCTCTACATCGGGAGGACGGCATCCTTCGTGCTCGAGACGCTCGAGAGCGATGCACGGGCGGTAGAGGCGAAGATCGAGGCCCTGCGCGCAGTGTTCGAGCAGAAGAAAGAGGCGTTCGCGAGGGGGTGGGGCTGACGGGGCACGCGGGGGCGCGGCACCGCTCAGCAGAGCGGGACGTACCGATACGTCGATAGCAGGGAGAGGAGGCGATAATGGGAGACGTGGTTGAGAGAGTGCTCATCGAGCCGGTCAGGGCCTTCGGCGCCAAGATCATGCAGTTCCTTCCTAACCTTTTCTCTGCGCTCTTCATCCTGATCATCGGGTTTCTTGCGGCCTGGGCGGCGCAGTTCCTCCTTGCCCGGCTGTTCAGGACGCTCAATATCGACAAGTTTTCGGAGCGGTCGGGCGTGAACAGGATCATCGTCAGGAGCGGCATACGGGAGCCCTTCTCGCTCATCCTGGCGCAGTTCGTCGGCAGCCTCGTGCTCCTCGCCTTCGCCATCGTGGCGATGGGGACCCTGAATGTCC contains:
- a CDS encoding glycosyltransferase, with translation MADSALLRKEIKERIREIGEAEIAVGIPSYNNAHTIGHVVRAVQAGLAKYFPTRRAVLINSDGGSTDGTMEIVEETTIEDLQSILLAHRVEPVLKIATPYHGVPGKGSAFRTIFEIASALKVKACAVMDSDLRSIAPEWIELLLKPMIEGEFDYVAPLYHRHKYDGTITNSIVYPLTSALYGKRVRQPIGGDFGMSGRLVDFYLSKEVWESDVARYGIDIWMTTTAIANGFRVCQSFLGAKIHDPKDPGADLSAMLYQVVGSAFDLMETYASVWSRVTGSEPVPTFGFQYTVGLEPIAVNVDRMIDKFRLGVEELAGVWRGVLSGRIMQFLTEVDTSSRDRFHIPDELWADIVYSFALAEHRNVINKGHLLKSLTPLYIGRTASFVLETLESDARAVEAKIEALRAVFEQKKEAFARGWG